In Kwoniella pini CBS 10737 chromosome 4, complete sequence, one DNA window encodes the following:
- a CDS encoding GTP cyclohydrolase I, translating to MSSAEKEPDSASTSSTPSSSLPNTSIRTPNISSSSSRPIPIANLNNLSLLSESSTGSWERGRMHGNARSPPNSTKLQLEGTTGTSSSSSGGENKPWPSDKGLSKPDPSTGRVKFKPQPDIPLYTRQAREGYGFRPTSGSTTPTTTSSSINNNNNLNYPFPVIQRPKSNYNDQNDDDGDDHRPDGRSLEELRGEVREELSKNGLLIQAARDVVNDVGVEGGGIADEEGLGWPAKSTHLRLHSSPTEKAANIQLLSSAIRTVLECIGEDPDREGLQRTPERYAKALMWMTKGYEERLVDVINDAVFAEDHDEMVIVRDIEVFSLCEHHMVPFTGKISIGYIPNKLVLGLSKLARIAETFSRRLQVQERLTRQVALALEEAIRPRGVAVVMEASHMCMSMRGVQKPGATTVTSTMLGCFRSQQKTREEFLTLIRSPSVTRR from the exons ATGTCTTCTGCAGAAAAAGAACCAGATTCAGCTTCTACATcatctacaccttcttcatcattaccAAATACTTCAATTCGAACTCCTaacatttcatcttcttcatcacgaccaattccaattgctaatttaaataatttgtCATTATTATCTGAATCATCAACTGGATCTTGGGAAAGAGGTAGAATGCACGGAAATGCAAGATCACCACCTAATTCAActaaattacaattagAAGGTACAACTGggacttcttcttcttcttctggagGTGAAAATAAACCTTGGCCTTCTGATAAAGGTTTAAGTAAACCTGATCCAAGTACTGGAAGAGTTAAATTTAAACCACAACCTGATATTCCACTTTATACAAGACAAGCACGTGAAGGATATGGTTTTAGACCTACTTCAGGTTCAACAACACCAACTaccacttcttcttctatcaataacaataataatctaaattatcCTTTTCCAGTTATACAAAgaccaaaatcaaactataatgatcaaaatgatgatgatgggGATGATCATAGACCTGATGGACGttctttagaagaattaagaGGAGAAGtaagagaagaattaagTAAGAATGGATTGTTAATTCAAGCTGCTAGGGATGTTGTGAATGATGTTGGAGTAGAAGGAGGTGGTATTGCAGATGAAGAGGGTTTGGGCTGGCCTG CTAAATCGACCCATCTGCGACTACACTCCTCGCCAACGGAAAAAGCAGCCAACATCCAATTACTCTCTTCAGCTATCAGGACGGTATTAGAATGCATAGGTGAAGATCCAGATAGAGAAGGTCTACAACGTACACCTGAACGATACGCCAAAGCACTCATGTGGATGACGAAAGGATACGAAGAACGTTTAGTTGACGTGATTAACGATGCTGTCTTTGCGGAAGATCATGATGAGATGGTCATTGTTAGGGATATTGAGGTTTTCAGTTTATGTGAACATCATATGGTTCCTTTCACAGGTAAA ATCTCAATAGGATATATACCCAATAAATTGGTTTTGGGTTTATCTAAACTAGCTCGAATAGCCGAAACTTTCTCAAGAAGATTACAAGTTCAAGAAAGGTTGACTAGACAAGTCGCTTTGGCTTTGGAAGAAGCTATCAGACCTAGAGGTGTGGCTGTTGTCATGGAAGCTTC CCACATGTGTATGTCGATGAGAGGAGTACAAAAGCCTGGTGCTACCACAGTCACGTCAACCATGTTGGGTTGTTTCAGATCGCAACAAAAGACTAGAGAAGAG TTCCTTACACTGATCAGATCACCCAGTGTCACTCGTCGCTAG
- a CDS encoding 60S ribosomal eL43 domain-containing protein, which translates to MFRPLPSTINSNLKSAYSINHDTHTKRTKKVGVTGKYGTRYGASLRKTVKKMEITQHARYACPSCGKNAVKRTAVGIWKCKACAKTYAGGAYTFGTPSAATVRSTIRRLREVAEV; encoded by the exons ATGTTTAGGCCACTGCCATCaacaatcaattcaaacCTCAAATCGGCATACAGCATCAATCATGATACTCAT ACCAAGAGAACTAAGAAGGTCGGTGTCACCGGTAAATACGGTACTCGTTACGGTGCTTCCTTGAGAAAGAC CGtcaagaagatggaaatcaCCCAACACGCTAGATACGCTTGTCCATCTTGTGGAAAG AACGCCGTTAAGAGAACTGCCGTTGGTATTTGGAAGTGTAAAGCTTGTGCCAAAACATACGCAGGTGGTGCATACACTTTCGGTACTCCTTCCGCTGCTACCGTACGATCAACCATCAGACGATTAAGAGAAGTTGCCGAagtataa